A single region of the Nicotiana sylvestris chromosome 6, ASM39365v2, whole genome shotgun sequence genome encodes:
- the LOC138871645 gene encoding uncharacterized protein — protein MRSVQAIFGEVSQPWFSGFYLVGEILHGFGFYEPNIAKNATDGSFMDKSFARATQILDKMAKHNQAWHSKDTTGGIAYGSPSLTTIIKENQERDQLIAGLATNVNVLTKMFTESQMKKVNMVEDVQPISHEDFEEANYVNNSKQNLKQKGTPPSDTIANPKGSGSGPTSHIMAITTRSGKVPEELKLQEENREEVKEKVKETPKTLPPILRPPHPFPQRLARKVDDIKLEKFYDILKQLSVNITFVEAFQEMLGFAKYLKDLITKKRTTKNEVVKCDTPGLGMPRPTSMRLQMADHFIKRPVGIIDDVPVKVGKFHLPADFIILDCVVDKEIPIILRRPFLATGRAIMDSEQNEIKFCVNDEEVTFQVSKGMKLPHEY, from the exons ATGAGATCGGTTCAAGCTATATTTGGTGAGGTCTCTCAACCATGGTTTTCCGGATTCTATCTTGTTGGAGAAATTCTACATGGGTTTGGATTCTATGAACCAAATATAGCCAAGAATGCAACTGATGGATCTTTTATGGACAAATCATTTGCAAGGGCCACACAAATACTTGACAAAATGGCAAAACATAATCAAGCTTGGCACTCAAAGGACACCACAGGTGGAATTGCATATGGTTCTCCTTCCTTGACCACCATAATCAAGGAAAATCAAGAGAGAGATCAATTGATCGCAGGTCTTGCCACAAATGTCAATGTGTTGACAAAGATGTTCACCGAAAGCCAAATGAAGAAGGTAAATATGGTGGAGGATGTGCAACCCATATCACATGAAGACTTTGAGGAGGCAAACTATGTCAACAACTC GAAACAAAATCTGAAGCAAAAAGGGACACCTCCAAGtgacacaattgcgaacccaaagGGTAGTGGGAGTGGTCCAACTTCTCATATCATGGCAATTACTACTCGGAGTGGGAAG gttccaGAAGAGTTGAAACTGCAAGAAGAAAATCGGGAAgaggtaaaggaaaaggtaaaagagacaccAAAAACTCTACCACCTATTCTTAGACCTCCTCATCCATTCCCTCAAAGACTTGCTAGGAAGGTTGATGATATCAAACTCGAAAAGTTCTATGACATTCTCAAGCAACTATCGGTGAATATTAcatttgtggaagcatttcaagagatgttgggttttgctaaatatttgaaagacttgaTCACCAAGAAGAGAACCACCAAGAATGAAGTGGTGAAATGTGACACACCAg GGTTAGGTATGCCAAGGCCCACaagtatgagattgcaaatggccgatcATTTCATAAAGAGACCGGTGGGAATTATCGATGATGTGCCTGTTAAAGTGGGAAAGTTTCATTTACCCGCCGATTTCATAATCCTCGATTGTGTGgttgacaaagagatccctatTATTTTGCGGAGACCATTCCTTGCCACCGGAAGAGCAATAATGGATTCGGAACAGAATGAGATCAAATTCTGTGTGAATGATGAAGAGGTTACATTCCAAGTAAGCAAGGGTATGAAACTACCACATGAATATTAA